In the Alphaproteobacteria bacterium genome, TTCGAAAGGGTGTCGAGAAAGAACTCGGCCGTGAGGTCGAGCACCGAGAAAAACCGATCGTAGAAACGTCGATGCGCCGAGGCGGCATCGTCGTCGCCTGCAAGGAGGCGGCCGAGGAAGTCCCAATGGGCGCTAAGATGGCGATCGAAATCGTGGGAAATATAGCCGGCGAGCTGCACGAATCCCGGCAGCACGCGCCGGCCCGCGCCGGCGTAGCCGAAGGGTACGTTCGAGATCACGCTCGTTTCATACCATGTGCGTGGTTGACGTGCGGCGAAGGCCTGAGCCGGCGTCGCTTCGATGCGCGCATCGATGGGGCCGGCGACGAGTGTCAAGCTGCGCGGACCCTCGTTGCCGCCCGCCTCGGCGAGAAGGGCCGCCGCGGCGAGGGCCGGCACCGTCGATTGGCTGAATGCGACGACATGAAGGTCGGGACCGAGCAAGCGGACGTAATCGATGAGATAGGCGATGTAGGTGTCGAGGCTGAACGCGCCATCCTCGACCGGCACGTCGCGCGCATCGCTCCAATCGGTCAGATAGACGTCGTGGGACTGCAGCAGCGTTTCAACCGCGTCGTTGAGCAGCGCCGAGAAATGGCCCGAGAGCGGTGCGACGACGAGGACCTTCGGGTCATCCCTTTTTGCGATGCGCGCGAAGTGGCGGAGCGTGCAGAAGGGGCGACGATCGACTTCGCGTTCCTCGACGGGGACTGCATTGCCGGCGACGAGGGCGTGCTTTACATCGAAGGCGACGGTGCGCGGATGGCGGATGCTGCGATCCAGGAACTCGCACGCGGCGTCCACCGCCCGATGGGCCTGATGATCGCCGAAGGAGGTGGCAAGGACCCGGCTCATGCCGCGCGCAGCCGCGGCCGCAAGGCCAAGGGGGGCCCACGCCGCACGCTGAAGATCATAAAGTTGATAGATCATTTTTTCGCCGATTCGTCCAACGGAACATCATAGCATGCCATCTTTCGACAACTCGTGGATACGCTCCGCCGCGGGGTGGCGCCTCACAGGCGTTGGGCGATGGCTTGCGCCATCTGCTGGGGCGTTGTCTGCGGCGTGAAACTCGTAAGGTACTTGCCGTTTCGGCCCATGAGATAGACGAGGCCGGTATGGTCCATGAGATAGTCGTTGCCCCCGCTCTTGGACGGAGCCTTCGCGGCGTAGACCCGATAAGCCTTTTCAGCTGCGTCGACCTGGCTGGGCGTTCCCGTGAGCGCAATGAATCTCGGGTGAAAATGGCTGACATAGTCCTTGACGACCGGTGGGGTGTCCCGCTCGGGATCGACCGTTATGAAGATCGGTTGGACCTTCGCCGCCTTGTCGCCGAGTGCGTCAAGCGCGTCGCTCATCGTTTGAAGCTCCGTCGGACAGACATCCGGGCAATAGGTATAGCCGAAATAGACCAGCATCAGGCTCCCGCGAAACTCGGCATCGGTGCGCGGCTTGCCGTCCTGATCGACAAGGGTGAAGGGGCCGCCCACGAGCGCTGAGCCGCTCGCGATGAAGTTCAACGAATCCGCCCCCTCGCGGTAGAGCCTCACGCCAAGGCCGACCAAGACGCCCGCGACCACAATGCCCACGACCCAGAAAACGCGCATAAGGCGTCGATTCGAACCGACCATGATCTAAAGCAACGCCTCTCTCGAAGCAGGGGGAATCTTGCGCTGAAGCATTTGGTACTGGTGGACCTATTGCGCCGCCTCGTCCGAGCCGGCCGGCGGCGAGGTGTCCGGTGCTGCGGGACCATAGCCTTTTTGCGCCATGCAGGCGCGATAGATGTCGGCCTGCTGATCCGCGGCCCCGCTTGGCCCGCTGTTGGGGCCCAAAAGGAAACCGTAGTTGCCCGACTCGGCCACGCACGCCTTCTGGTCGCGCTTGAGCTCGTCCTGGGTAACCCCCCCTTCCTTGGTCCAGCTTGATCCGGGCGGTGGCGTGCATGCGCAGACGGCAAGCAACGCCACGAGCGACCCGCCAGGACGGCGCCACCGAACCCTGGCTTCTATCTTCATCTCGCTCTTGCCTTCATGGCGCATGTGCCGTCTTTCAACGCGTGACGCTGTTGCAAAATGCTGCCTTGGCATATAGGGCATTTCGGGTCCATTTGCCACTCACAAGGCCATGAACGGGTCGAATGCTACGGTCCTGTCGGCAACGGGGCTCTGCAATCGCCGCGAACTGCGCTAAGATCGCGGCCTGCCAACGAACCGGGAACAAAGGAAGAGTCATGCGGATGTTGCACTTGAATCGACTGACGATGGTCTCTGTCGGGCTTCTTGTGGCGGCGAGCCCCGCGGCCGCACAACAATTCGATAACAGTTACGGCCCAGCGCCGATCATAGCGGCGACCCAGTCCGGAAGCGCTTGGATTGTCCAACGGGAACTCGAAGCCGGTACGAGTCCCAACACCGCCGACACGGCGGGGTCGACCGTGCTCATGCTCGCGAGCACGAACGGCCACTGCCAGATCGCCGACCTGGTCCTCAAATACAAAGCGCGGACGGACGTGAAGGACAAGGACGGAAATACCGCCCTCATGCTCGCCGCCGAGCGCGGCCACACCGAATGCGTCAGATCCATCATCGCCGCTCACGCTGACGTGAACGCCGTCAATCGCCAGGGCATCACTGCCTTGATGAAAGCGGCACGGGCCGGCAGTCTCGACGTCGTGCAATTACTTCTTACGGCGAAGGCCGATCCCAATCTGACCGATTTTTCGGGCGCCACCGCAGTTCGCTACGCCGAAGAGAACCGTCAGAGGCGCGTCGTTGACGCGCTGCGGGCGGCGGGCGGCAGTTGATGCGGCCGGCCAAGGCCGTGCTGTCCGCCGCCCTCTTGCCCTGAACGATGGCGGAGGCGTCCGAGGTCCTGTCCACGGCGATGGCATCCATCGCCCACAATCGTTGCTTGATGATTCTGGCGGCACTCATCGCCGACGCCATCCTGCCGACCATGCCGGGCGCCGGCAGACTCCTTCCCAACCCGGTCCGTTTGGCGCGCGCATTCGGCATTTGGCTAACACGCAGGCTCGACCGGCGCCGTCGGAGCGAGGCCACGCGCTTGGTGCGCGGCCTGGCGGCGGCGTTTCTTGTCCTGGCGGCCGCGATCGCGGCCGGTCTTGCGATCGAATATGCCGCAGGGCGCAACGACGGGGCTGCGGCACTCGAATTTCTCATCGTCGTGACAATCGTCGGGCAGCGAATCCTGATCGTGCGCGTGCGTGGGGTCGCGCGTGCGCTTGCGCGCGGTTCCTCCGGCCTCGAGACCGCGCGGAAAATCCTGCCGGCATTCGTCGAGCCGGGGTGGGACGTGCTCACCGTCGATGGGTACGGTGCGGCACGAATCGCGATCGAGGCTTTGGCGACTGGATTTGCCGAGCGAGTCGTAGCCCCCGTCTTTTGGTACCTGCTGTTTGGCTTGCCCGGTCTGTTGGGCGCCACGGCAATTAGCGGAATCGCCGTGCGGGGACCGTCGGAGAGTCGCTTCGGTTTCGCGGCCCTTCGCCTCGACGATCTCGTTCAATTCCTGCCCGCACGACTCGCGGGCGCCATCTCCGCCATTGCCGCGTGCATTGCACCCACAGGGAAGCCGGCGGCGGCCCTGCGCACGATGGCGAACGATTCGAGAAAGCACCCCTCGCTCAATCGCGGCTGGCCGCTCGCCGCGTTTGCCGGTGCGCTCGATCTTTCACTCGCCGGTCCGCGCCGCGCCGTCGACGGCGTGAGTGCCGCAGCACCCTGGATCGGCAACGGCCGTGCGCGCGCGCAATGGGGGGACGTCTATCGAGCGCTCTATCTTTTCGCGGCGGCGTGCCTGATCGATTTGGCGCTCGTCGCGGCCCTGACGCTCGTCCGATTCGCGGCTGGGATCGGTTGAGCGAGGCGTCTATTTCGTGCTCTGGAGAGATTCACGGAATCGGTCGGCTTTGGGGGTCGAGAATTTCTGCTCGAGCACGATGCCGCGTGGGGTCGCACCCGGGCCGTAGAACTCGCTGTTCCAGTCGTCGCGCTTTACGATGACGGAGCCATCGATCGAACCGCCGGCATAGAGTCCCTCATTGCGGGAAAAGGCGACGATATCCGCGCCGACCGCCGTGGTCGTGGCCCCCTGGGCGCCGATGCCGACGGGGCCGATCGCGACACTCGCGTCGGCGCCGAGCTTGACCTGATTGTTGATGATGGCGTCGAGCCCCTTCTCCGTCATGATCACAAGGACCGTTTCGGAACTCTGGAAACCGATCTGCAGGCCGAGGCTCCCCGCACCCGCGGTATAGAACGCGGGATATCCCCAAACACCGTTGATATCGCGCGCGACAAGGACGCCGCTGCCACCTTGAGCGCCGACGATGAAGGCAGCCTTGAGTTGGCCTGGAAAGATCAGCACGGCTTTGCCGAGATTGATGTAGCGCTTCAGTTGGGGATAGTTGGTGTCGTTGTACATGGAGACATAGGTAAGGCGCGCTCTCTCGAGCAGCGACTCGGCGTCGGTGTCGGCCCGTACGGGTGTGGACGCGGCGAAGCCGATGAATGCGACCAGGAAGATCGGAAAAGCGCGCAGGACTTTTAGCATTTAGTGAAGCTCCCTTTCATGCCAAGCTCGACAGCGCACGTGCGAATCGTTCGCGCGAGAAAGGCGCCGCCGGCGGCGGCGCAGTCTACCATCGTGACGTGCGCGGAACCATCCCGTGTTGGTTACAGCCGGCGCCGAGTCGATCATCGCGCCGGGAGATTGACAACCCCCACGCGCCACGCTTCGCCCTGGCCTTGGGCGATGTGGTCTAGTCGCGTCACGGCGAGGTTGTCGATCGTGAAGGCGAGCGCCATTTCGGGCTCCAGCTTCAGCGCGCAAGCGAGGGCCGCGCGAATGGTGCCGCCATGCGCAACCGCGACGATACTCCGGCCCCGGTGGTTCTTGTTCAGGCGGTCGATGACCTCGCGCGTGCGCGCGATGACTTGCACGAAGCTCTCCCCGCCAGGGGGTACGGCGTGGGCGGGGGTGAGCCAGAAGCCGCGCCAATCGGGATTGCGCGCGTAGATTTCGGCACGGATTTGTCCTTGCCACTCGCCGAAATGCTGCTCGGCTAAACCCCGCTCAATGATCGGCTCGGGTGCGATGAGGCCGGCATCGCGAATCGCGGCTGCGGTCAAATAGGCGCGCTTCAGGTTGCTCGAAACCCACACCGCCTCGCGCGGCAACTTTCCCGCGAGGGCTTGGAAGGGCGCGCGATCCGAAACGTCGCACTCGATGTCCGTCTGTCCGTAAACGCGGCCGCCATCCGCAGTCACCGGCGCATGACGGATCCACCACCATCGAGTCACGACGGTCATCGGCGTTTCGTCCTCGCGCGAGGCAGGTTCATGGGAAAATCGTCACGGCGGCGAGAATGGCCATTTCGGCTGTTTGCTGGGCAGCACCCAGAACATCGCCCGTATAGCCTCCAAGGCGCTTGCGGGCAAGGGCAGCGACAGAAAAAACGGCGGCCAGGCCGAACGCCAGCGCGCCGAGCCCCGGGCCGACACCGAGAAGAAGGAATGCCGCGACGATCGCCAGGACGGCGGCGGCGGCGACGGTCTCCTGGCGGAGATCGCCGAGCATGGCGCCGAGCCCTTCGCGTCGAGCCGGCGCCAACGTCAGCGTCATGAGCGGGACAAGCCCGCGTGAGACTGCGGTCGCCGCGATCAGGCCGGCCGCGGCATTCGCGGGTGGAGTGAGCTGGGCAAGCAAAGACGCCCGGAACGCCACGCTCAATGTCACGGCCAAGGCCCCGAACACGCCGATGTGGCTGTCCTGCATGATCAGAAGTCGCCGCGCCTCATCGCGTCCACCGAGGCCATCCGCGAAGTCGGCAAGCCCATCCTCATGAAGCGCACCGGTGAGCACCACCGTGATGGCAAGTGCGATCAGGGCACCGGGAAGTGGCGCGAGGCCGAGTGCTGCCGCGAAAGCGTAGCCGACGGCCCCTGCAACGCCGACGCCAGCGCCGACGACAGGCCAGGCACGTATCGCCTGGGCGATTTCGTCGGGTGCAGCGTCCGTGCCGGGTGCGAGCGGCAGAATCGTGAAAAAGCCGGCGGCCGCGCGAATGTCGTCGAGCCAGCCGCGCCAGAGGCTCGCCCAATCGAATCGGCTCCAATCGACACGAGCCATCGCGACCCCCACGCACACGGGCACGCCGCCCGGGGCCCGTTATAGGGGGCTCGGCGTGGGCGCACAACCGTGTCTCTCGCTGGAGTGCCGACGGTTGCGTCCTACTCGCCCATCTGAAGCAAGAGTCCCCGTCGGCGCACGGCGCGGAAAAAGGCGAGGAACACGACGCCGCCGATGACGAGATAGAATGCGTTGAGCAAAAGTGCCTGCATGAGCAGGTCCGTGCGGAACACGTGTTCGAACATGACCGCCCGCATGCCTTCGAAAACGTGGGATGCGGGCAACGCCCAGGCGATCGGCTGGAGCCAACCCGGCAATATCGAAATCGGATAGTAGACGCCGCTGATAGGTGCGAGCGCGAAGATGGCGAGCCAGGCCAGGCTTTCCGCACCCAGCCCATAGCGCAAAATGCATCCGGAAACCATGAGGCCCATGGCCCAGCCGAATACCATGAGGTTGATGAAGAAGGCGACGAGCGGCAGGCCGATCGTGAAGATCGAATAGTGATAAAGCGGGATGCACAGCAGTGCTGCCGGCACGATGCCGACGATCGTGCGGATGAAGCTCATCGCCGCGAGGGAGAGCATCAGCTCGTAGGGTCGGAGAGGGGTGACGAAGAGCTGTCCGAGATTGCGCGCCCACACCTCCTCGAGAAAGGATACGGCAACACCGAGCTGGCTGCGGAAAAGGACGTCCCAGAGCAGTACGCCCGCGATGAGTATGCCTGCCGCCTGCGCCACATAGGAGCTGTGGGTCACGAAGAACTGGCTGATCAATCCCCAGAGGATCATCTGCACCGTCGGCCAATAGATGAGTTCGGCGATGCGCGGCCAGGACCCTCTCAGAAGATAAAGATAGCGCAGCACCATCGCCGTCATCCGCCGGAGCGAAAACGCACTCGGCTCGCGCCGAAGCCGCACCTCGCGATCGATCGAGGATGCGGTCATTGGGCGGCCACCTCGTCGGGTCGGCGCGCGATATCGAGGAAGACTTCCTCGAGGTTGTGCCGGCCGTATCGCGCGATGAGTTCAGCCGGCGAGCCGCGATCGACGATGCGTCCCGATTTCATCATCAGCACGTCGGAACAAAGGCGCTCGACCTCTCCCATGTTGTGCGAGGCGAGCAGGATCGTGGCCCCCGTGCGAGCACGGTAGCGCTCGAGATAGCTGCGAACCCAATCCGCGGTGTCGGGGTCGAGCGAGGCAGTGAGTTCGTCGAGCAGCAGCAGCTCCGGCCGGTTGAGGAGCGCTTTCGCAAGGGCGATGCGGCTGCGCTGGCCGGCGGAAAGTGAACCCGTCGGGCGATTCATGAACGGGCCGAGCTGCAGTTCCTCGGCAATCTCCTCGACACGGGCGCGCACGCGCGCGAGGCCGTAAAGCTGGCCGTAGACCGAAAGATTCTCGCGCGGCGTCAGCCGCCGCGGCATCTCCACATAGGGCGAGGAGAAATTGATGCGGTGAAGCACGCGGTAGCGGTGACGCAGCATGTCCTCACCGAGGACCTCAATGCTGCCCTCGCTCGGCAGCAGGAGGCCGAGAAGCATCGAAAGCGTTGTCGTCTTGCCCGCACCGTTCCCGCCAAGAAGGGCTACCGTCTCGCCCGGGGGGACGATGAAATTCACGCCGTCGACCGCGATGACATCGCCAAAGCGCTTGGCGAGTGCCGTCACCCGGATCACGGCCGTCGAGGCGGAGGTTGCGAGCATCGCGGCAATATGGGTCGAGTGCCGGTCGATGCCAAGTGCCGATTTATCGCCGATGGGCAATCCCGCTTGGTTGGCTGAGCATTTCATACGGGCTAAACTCGCCGGCTCTGCGGTCGAAGGAGAGGAACGATGGCCGTCGCTCATGCCATGGCCGAACTTGTAGGACTTCGGGATCGGCGCGAGATGCGGGTTCCAAGCCCTGTAAAGCAGCGCACCCTCGTTCTCATCCGGTGGATTGCGGTCGGCGGACAGGCGGCGACGCTTTGCATCGTTCATTTCGGAATGGGCATGCCTCTGCCGATCGTCCCGGCCCTCGCCGTGGTCGGAGCGTCCGCGCTGCTGAATCTCGTTATCGGACGTGGGCGGGGAATGCGCGCGCGGCTTTCGAATGCGGGTGCGGCACTCTATCTCGCCTACGACGTCCTGCAGCTCACGGTCCTTCTCTGCCTCACGGGCGGGCTCGCCAATCCCTTTTCGATTCTGATTCTGGCACCGGTCATGGTCTCGGCGACCGTGCTCTCGCGCACGAGCACGATAGCACTCGGCCTGCTGACCGGGCTCTCTGTTTCAGCACTCGCGTTCATCCGCCTGCCGCTGCCGTGGCCGGACGGTCCGTTCGCCCCACCCTCTCTCTACGTCATGGGAATTTGGCTTGCCATCCTCTTGAGCGCAATGTTCATCGGCGCTTATGTTGGCAGCGTCAGCGAGGAGGCGCGGCGAATGTCGGAAGCACTCGGTGCGACGCAGTTAGCACTTGCGCGCGAGCAGCGTCTCGCGTCGCTCGGTGCGCTTGCCGCCGCCGCGGCACACGAGCTTGGAAGCCCGCTTGCGACAATCGCGGTGACGAGCAAGGAGCTAGCACGCGATCTCCCCGAGGGAAGCGCTCTGCGCGAGGACGTCGACCTCCTTCTCAGCCAAAGCATGCGCTGCCGCGACATCCTCGCCGAACTCGGGCGGGCACCCGAAGCCGACAAGATTTCGCCTTTCGAGAACATGCCGCTTTCGGCCCTGGTCGAGGACGCGGCCGAGCCGCACCGCAATCCGGCAATCAAGCTTGTCCTCGACGCAGCACCTGCTGCCGGTGCGCCGGAAGATTCGCCCGAGCCTATCTTGTCGCGAAGCCCGGAGATCGTGCACGGGCTCGGCAATCTGATCCAGAACGCGATCCAGTTTGCCAAAAGCGAGGTTGTCGTCCGCCAGCGCTGGGATTTCAGCGAGATCGTCGTCGAGGTCATGGACGATGGGCCTGGCATTCCCTCCTATCTCCTCGAGCGGATTGGCGAGCCTTACGTCTCGGGCCGCGATCAAGGCGGGCATCACATGGGCCTCGGCATCTTCATCGCGCAAAACCTCTTGGCAAGGACCGGCGGCGAACTCCAATTCTCCAATCGGCCCGAGGGCGGGGCGAGTGTCGCGGTGCGCTGGACGCGAAGCACGGTCGAACGCGCGGCCTAGTGTGGCGGATTTGAGGTTCCCAAACGCGGATGCCGCCAAAATGACAGGAACTTCAAATCCGCCACACGAGCGCAAGGGGGGAACATGAGCGAAGAACCCGAGCAGGGTGCCGCGCTCGCAATACCGCGGGAGGGAGAGCCGAGTCTCCTCATCGTCGACGATGACGAGCCGTTCCGCACGCGGCTTGCTCGCGCGATGGAGCGGCGGGGCTACCGTGTGTCGACGGCCGACAGCGTGGCGAGTGGGATCGAAACGGCACTCGCAACGATGCCCGCCTTCGCAGTCGTCGACTTGCGCCTCGGGGAGGGAAGCGGGCTCGACGTGGTCAAGGCGCTACGCGAGGTGCGCGCCGACGTGCGGATCGTGATGCTTACGGGCTATGGCAACATTGCGACCGCCGTCGCGGCGGTGAAGGCGGGCGCTCTGGACTATTTGCCCAAGCCCGCCGACGCCGACCAGATCGAGGCGGCGCTGCGGGTGAGCTGCAGGCCCTTGCCACCTCCGCCCGATCATCCGATGTCGGCGGACCGGGTGCGGTGGGAGCATATTCAGCGCATCTTCGAACAATGCGGGCGCAACGTTTCGGAGACGGCCCGGCGGCTCAACATGCACCGGCGCACCCTTCAACGTATCCTCGCGAAGTACGCGCCGCGCGAATAGGTTTTCGATCCCGCTCGTGTGGCGAATCCGAAGTTCGCCACTTTAGCCGTGAAAGATCATTCGGCTGAGGACGAAAAGGGCAACGAGCCCGACGGCGCTGATCCCGATCAGCTTCACGAAAAGCCATGCAACGCCGTCGGTCGTGTTGGTCCCGGCACCGGCAACCGCGAGCGGGTGCCTCCCCGTGCCGTGACGGGAATCCCGCGCTTCCTTCACTTCCTTCTGGACCTGGATCTTGCGCTCGAGCGCCTCGGCGTTCGTGTCGTCGACGAGCGATTGGCGGAAAACGACGCGGGACTTGAGCTCGCCATCGTCTGCGAATCTCTCTTCGACGACGCGCATCGCGGTCGCGCGTCGCGCACCCAACAGACGCTTCGCCATGTCGATGGCGAGTTCCTTGTCGTCATAGATCGAATCGATCTTCCAGTTGCCCGCCTGGAAGCTTTGCAATTCAAATGACGTCAAACTCTTTTGCGCGTTACTCGACATGCGACATGTCCTTTGGCCGGATCGCCCCGCCTG is a window encoding:
- the phaZ gene encoding polyhydroxyalkanoate depolymerase — protein: MIYQLYDLQRAAWAPLGLAAAAARGMSRVLATSFGDHQAHRAVDAACEFLDRSIRHPRTVAFDVKHALVAGNAVPVEEREVDRRPFCTLRHFARIAKRDDPKVLVVAPLSGHFSALLNDAVETLLQSHDVYLTDWSDARDVPVEDGAFSLDTYIAYLIDYVRLLGPDLHVVAFSQSTVPALAAAALLAEAGGNEGPRSLTLVAGPIDARIEATPAQAFAARQPRTWYETSVISNVPFGYAGAGRRVLPGFVQLAGYISHDFDRHLSAHWDFLGRLLAGDDDAASAHRRFYDRFFSVLDLTAEFFLDTLSNVFQKHTLARGTMRWRGTAVDTRALARPALLTIEGGADDVSAPGQTTAAHSLCPNIPASRHAHFLEPDAGHLGLFYGHHWREAVAPCIRDFIRANR
- a CDS encoding ActR/PrrA/RegA family redox response regulator transcription factor, which encodes MSEEPEQGAALAIPREGEPSLLIVDDDEPFRTRLARAMERRGYRVSTADSVASGIETALATMPAFAVVDLRLGEGSGLDVVKALREVRADVRIVMLTGYGNIATAVAAVKAGALDYLPKPADADQIEAALRVSCRPLPPPPDHPMSADRVRWEHIQRIFEQCGRNVSETARRLNMHRRTLQRILAKYAPRE
- a CDS encoding ABC transporter ATP-binding protein is translated as MLATSASTAVIRVTALAKRFGDVIAVDGVNFIVPPGETVALLGGNGAGKTTTLSMLLGLLLPSEGSIEVLGEDMLRHRYRVLHRINFSSPYVEMPRRLTPRENLSVYGQLYGLARVRARVEEIAEELQLGPFMNRPTGSLSAGQRSRIALAKALLNRPELLLLDELTASLDPDTADWVRSYLERYRARTGATILLASHNMGEVERLCSDVLMMKSGRIVDRGSPAELIARYGRHNLEEVFLDIARRPDEVAAQ
- a CDS encoding histidine phosphatase family protein; amino-acid sequence: MTVVTRWWWIRHAPVTADGGRVYGQTDIECDVSDRAPFQALAGKLPREAVWVSSNLKRAYLTAAAIRDAGLIAPEPIIERGLAEQHFGEWQGQIRAEIYARNPDWRGFWLTPAHAVPPGGESFVQVIARTREVIDRLNKNHRGRSIVAVAHGGTIRAALACALKLEPEMALAFTIDNLAVTRLDHIAQGQGEAWRVGVVNLPAR
- the cobS gene encoding adenosylcobinamide-GDP ribazoletransferase, producing the protein MARVDWSRFDWASLWRGWLDDIRAAAGFFTILPLAPGTDAAPDEIAQAIRAWPVVGAGVGVAGAVGYAFAAALGLAPLPGALIALAITVVLTGALHEDGLADFADGLGGRDEARRLLIMQDSHIGVFGALAVTLSVAFRASLLAQLTPPANAAAGLIAATAVSRGLVPLMTLTLAPARREGLGAMLGDLRQETVAAAAVLAIVAAFLLLGVGPGLGALAFGLAAVFSVAALARKRLGGYTGDVLGAAQQTAEMAILAAVTIFP
- a CDS encoding SCO family protein; its protein translation is MRVFWVVGIVVAGVLVGLGVRLYREGADSLNFIASGSALVGGPFTLVDQDGKPRTDAEFRGSLMLVYFGYTYCPDVCPTELQTMSDALDALGDKAAKVQPIFITVDPERDTPPVVKDYVSHFHPRFIALTGTPSQVDAAEKAYRVYAAKAPSKSGGNDYLMDHTGLVYLMGRNGKYLTSFTPQTTPQQMAQAIAQRL
- a CDS encoding cobalamin biosynthesis protein; the protein is MAEASEVLSTAMASIAHNRCLMILAALIADAILPTMPGAGRLLPNPVRLARAFGIWLTRRLDRRRRSEATRLVRGLAAAFLVLAAAIAAGLAIEYAAGRNDGAAALEFLIVVTIVGQRILIVRVRGVARALARGSSGLETARKILPAFVEPGWDVLTVDGYGAARIAIEALATGFAERVVAPVFWYLLFGLPGLLGATAISGIAVRGPSESRFGFAALRLDDLVQFLPARLAGAISAIAACIAPTGKPAAALRTMANDSRKHPSLNRGWPLAAFAGALDLSLAGPRRAVDGVSAAAPWIGNGRARAQWGDVYRALYLFAAACLIDLALVAALTLVRFAAGIG
- a CDS encoding ankyrin repeat domain-containing protein, whose protein sequence is MNRLTMVSVGLLVAASPAAAQQFDNSYGPAPIIAATQSGSAWIVQRELEAGTSPNTADTAGSTVLMLASTNGHCQIADLVLKYKARTDVKDKDGNTALMLAAERGHTECVRSIIAAHADVNAVNRQGITALMKAARAGSLDVVQLLLTAKADPNLTDFSGATAVRYAEENRQRRVVDALRAAGGS
- a CDS encoding ABC transporter permease; the protein is MTASSIDREVRLRREPSAFSLRRMTAMVLRYLYLLRGSWPRIAELIYWPTVQMILWGLISQFFVTHSSYVAQAAGILIAGVLLWDVLFRSQLGVAVSFLEEVWARNLGQLFVTPLRPYELMLSLAAMSFIRTIVGIVPAALLCIPLYHYSIFTIGLPLVAFFINLMVFGWAMGLMVSGCILRYGLGAESLAWLAIFALAPISGVYYPISILPGWLQPIAWALPASHVFEGMRAVMFEHVFRTDLLMQALLLNAFYLVIGGVVFLAFFRAVRRRGLLLQMGE
- a CDS encoding ActS/PrrB/RegB family redox-sensitive histidine kinase, which codes for MAVAHAMAELVGLRDRREMRVPSPVKQRTLVLIRWIAVGGQAATLCIVHFGMGMPLPIVPALAVVGASALLNLVIGRGRGMRARLSNAGAALYLAYDVLQLTVLLCLTGGLANPFSILILAPVMVSATVLSRTSTIALGLLTGLSVSALAFIRLPLPWPDGPFAPPSLYVMGIWLAILLSAMFIGAYVGSVSEEARRMSEALGATQLALAREQRLASLGALAAAAAHELGSPLATIAVTSKELARDLPEGSALREDVDLLLSQSMRCRDILAELGRAPEADKISPFENMPLSALVEDAAEPHRNPAIKLVLDAAPAAGAPEDSPEPILSRSPEIVHGLGNLIQNAIQFAKSEVVVRQRWDFSEIVVEVMDDGPGIPSYLLERIGEPYVSGRDQGGHHMGLGIFIAQNLLARTGGELQFSNRPEGGASVAVRWTRSTVERAA
- a CDS encoding lipid-binding SYLF domain-containing protein, which produces MLKVLRAFPIFLVAFIGFAASTPVRADTDAESLLERARLTYVSMYNDTNYPQLKRYINLGKAVLIFPGQLKAAFIVGAQGGSGVLVARDINGVWGYPAFYTAGAGSLGLQIGFQSSETVLVIMTEKGLDAIINNQVKLGADASVAIGPVGIGAQGATTTAVGADIVAFSRNEGLYAGGSIDGSVIVKRDDWNSEFYGPGATPRGIVLEQKFSTPKADRFRESLQSTK